Proteins found in one Hemibagrus wyckioides isolate EC202008001 linkage group LG23, SWU_Hwy_1.0, whole genome shotgun sequence genomic segment:
- the grinab gene encoding glutamate receptor, ionotropic, N-methyl D-aspartate-associated protein 1b (glutamate binding) codes for MSQNKSGYVPFVDSSSPPAPQGFAYGQPNPAGFVLPPPDYNGMPGVPGVPGVPGGAPFPPPGAFMHPMYGQGGPGFPQAPFPHAAPYNPPPPEPSANPAPNPTPYQYTPDPSNNFYQTDEPPPVYNHEEITVSGFDDKAVRRAFIRKVFLVLTLQLIVTFSAVALFTFEHNIKTFVRQNTWTYWISYIIFLVPLIAISCCGEFRRKHPWNLVALSVLTLSMSYMTGMIASFYDTDAVIMAVGITVVVCFTVVIFSLQSKYDFTSCAGVLFVCVIVLFVFGILCIFIRNKILQIVYASLGALIFTCFLAVDTQLLLGNKKLSLSPEEYVFGALNLYLDIINIFLYILQIIGRSRN; via the exons ATGTCGCAGAATAAAAGTGGATACGTCCCGTTTGTGGACAGCAGCTCGCCCCCAGCGCCGCAGGGTTTCGCATACGGACAGCCGAACCCCGCCGGATTCGTCCTGCCTCCTCCGGACTACAATGGGATGCCCGGAGTCCCAGGAGTGCCTGGAGTGCCTGGCGGTGCCCCCTTTCCTCCACCGGGAGCTTTCATGCATCCAATGTACGGTCAGGGAGGACCCGGATTTCCACAGGCGCCTTTCCCACACGCGGCTCCGTACAACCCGCCGCCTCCCGAACCGTCCGCAAATCCGGCTCCCAATCCGACCCCGTACCAGTATACGCCAG ACCCTTCCAACAACTTTTACCAAACTGACGAGCCTCCGCCGGTCTACAATCACGAGGAGATCACAGTCTCGGGCTTTGACGATAAAGCAGTGAGACGAGCGTTCATCCGCAAG GTCTTCCTGGTTCTCACCTTGCAGCTCATCGTCACCTTCTCGGCCGTGGCTCTCTTCACCTTTGAGCACAACATCAAGACATTCGTGAGGCAGAACACCTGGACCTACTGGATCTCCTACATCATCTTCCTGGTCCCGCTCATCGCCATCAGCTGCTGTGGAGAATTCCGCCGCAAACACCCATGGAACCTGGTCGCCTTG TCGGTGTTGACCCTGAGCATGTCCTACATGACGGGGATGATCGCCAGCTTCTACGACACGGACGCCGTCATCATGGCCGTGGGCATCACCGTGGTGGTCTGCTTCACAGTGGTCATCTTCTCCCTGCAG AGTAAGTACGACTTCACTTCCTGTGCCGGAGTCCTGTTCGTGTGCGTGATCGTCCTCTTCGTCTTTGGGATCCTCTGCATCTTCATCCGCAACAAAATCCTGCAAATTGTGTACGCCTCACTGGGCGCGCTCATCTTCACCTGC ttttTGGCCGTGGATACGCAGCTGCTTCTGGGGAACAAGAAACTGTCCCTGAGTCCAGAGGAGTACGTGTTCGGAGCGCTGAACCTTTACCTGGACATCATCAACATCTTCCTGTACATCCTCCAGATCATCGGGCGGAGCCGCAACTAA